Proteins co-encoded in one Heptranchias perlo isolate sHepPer1 chromosome 9, sHepPer1.hap1, whole genome shotgun sequence genomic window:
- the LOC137325062 gene encoding tumor necrosis factor ligand superfamily member 6-like, producing the protein MEVTGPLNEEEVPLRARGKCPRVLFYWSLVIMLTSGQVLAASCLTFYFLNKQLQNVTERLVIVQPSVEKCITHWTGSTKSHQGPGEEEKTLAWETVSGQVFTGDCTEYKENATSLEIKRAGNYFVYVQVMFKGHSNNVKFIMDFDGIPKIQNSRNSTGQDSKTVYFGSTYKLRPGTKIFVRSNPKYVQFGESKTFFGLFEL; encoded by the exons ATGGAGGTGACTGGCCCGCTGAATGAGGAAGAGGTTCCGCTAAGGGCCCGTGGGAAGTGCCCCAGAGTGCTGTTTTATTGGTCTCTGGTTATAATGTTAACTTCGGGCCAAGTTCTAGCAGCAAGTTGTCTCACGTTTTATTTCCTCAATAAACAACTGCAGAATGTG ACTGAACGGCTAGTAATAGTCCAACCCAGCGTGGAGAAATGTATAACGCACTGGACTGGTt CAACCAAATCACATCAAGGGCCAGGTGAGGAAGAAAAGACACTTGCTTGGGAGACCGTGAGTGGCCAGGTATTCACAGGAGACTGCACAGAGTACAAAGAGAATGCAACttcactggaaataaaaagagcCGGCAACTACTTTGTCTATGTTCAGGTGATGTTCAAGGGTCATTCGAataatgtgaaattcatcatggaCTTTGATGGTATACCAAAGATACAAAATTCGCGAAACTCAACGGGGCAGGATTCGAAGACTGTGTACTTTGGGAGCACGTACAAACTGCGACCAGGAACAAAGATTTTTGTCAGATCGAATCCTAAATATGTTCAATTTGGCGAATCAAAAACATTCTTTGGCCTTTTTGAGCTATAG